One region of Exiguobacterium acetylicum genomic DNA includes:
- a CDS encoding FUSC family protein: MGGQSLQIGPRTIKTGLAVILALLISNLFNLSPILPAISAATTLLPSVYQTWKQFLEEAEANLIGAFLTLLALWILGDNPANPLAIGIVIMAAISILLAFGFGRTIPHVVLMIIVILESVATATEPLWQVVLIRYLLVMLGIGCALGINALIFPPRYGNVYYQKATKLFEKLLVVTRAIAFEGKVAPYRAAIDKMSNSILETQNLFNLHKEEIRGTRQKHASLLRNLLILKHMQSCLERGVATAERFREREKALDSIADDLRSELFYHLMHIAQRQEKVLLTYDLLLTEEPLAMEDLVKENIAFVKHSFLDRDELEEEVIMEILPIVVSMNEWIQELEAFEKRLNGALRRHITSLTIEQKSVRDKTFNRFKRKKAIDESKK, translated from the coding sequence ATGGGTGGACAATCCTTACAAATCGGACCACGGACCATCAAGACAGGTCTTGCGGTCATCTTGGCGCTGTTGATCAGTAATCTGTTCAACCTCAGCCCGATCCTGCCTGCAATCTCGGCAGCGACGACACTCCTGCCTTCGGTCTATCAGACATGGAAACAATTTCTCGAGGAAGCAGAGGCCAACTTGATTGGTGCCTTTTTGACGTTACTTGCACTTTGGATTTTAGGGGATAATCCAGCTAATCCGCTCGCGATCGGAATCGTCATCATGGCAGCAATCTCGATTTTGCTAGCCTTTGGTTTCGGGCGGACGATTCCACACGTCGTCTTGATGATCATCGTCATTCTCGAAAGTGTGGCGACAGCAACGGAACCACTTTGGCAAGTCGTCTTGATCCGTTACTTGCTCGTCATGCTCGGGATCGGCTGTGCGCTCGGCATCAATGCGTTGATCTTCCCGCCGCGCTACGGCAATGTCTATTACCAGAAAGCGACGAAACTCTTCGAGAAGTTGCTCGTCGTCACGCGAGCGATTGCCTTTGAAGGCAAGGTCGCCCCGTATCGGGCGGCAATCGATAAAATGTCAAATTCGATCCTTGAGACACAAAATCTGTTCAACCTACACAAGGAAGAGATTCGAGGAACGCGTCAGAAGCACGCCTCGCTCTTACGGAACCTGTTGATTCTCAAACATATGCAATCGTGCCTCGAACGTGGTGTTGCGACAGCAGAGCGCTTCAGAGAGCGAGAGAAGGCCCTTGATTCGATCGCGGACGATCTTAGAAGTGAATTGTTTTATCACTTGATGCATATCGCCCAGCGACAAGAGAAGGTCTTACTGACATATGATCTCTTGTTGACGGAAGAACCACTTGCGATGGAGGATCTCGTCAAAGAGAACATCGCCTTCGTTAAGCACTCTTTCCTTGACCGCGACGAACTCGAGGAAGAAGTCATCATGGAAATCTTACCGATCGTCGTTTCGATGAACGAGTGGATCCAAGAGCTTGAAGCATTCGAAAAACGGCTCAATGGTGCGCTTCGTCGTCACATCACCTCACTGACGATCGAACAAAAATCAGTCCGTGATAAAACATTTAATCGATTTAAACGTAAAAAAGCCATTGACGAAAGTAAAAAGTAA
- a CDS encoding cation diffusion facilitator family transporter — MGEFFTLLRRGNRSALTAGIVNSVIAIIKAIAYVLTGNVAMFAEMMHTLGDAANQFFVFIGSALSKKAPTKRFPNGFGRLVNLVLLGAILFVGIMAYETIHEGIAHIIEPTESTGFWITLSVLFAGVVLESGVFVKAMQEIAHDAKLDSKGPRLILDSFRSLKQAKPATRLVFLEDLVATAGGVVAMIAVIISHVTPFHQAEGIASILIGLMMFYVVGNVFLQNAAGALGEADETMAARLGGLIMKDPDVKDISKLEVIKEGDHFHVEVEIEVDPALTIAQADDIKDRLELQIRLQQGIIDVTIGFDEDDKIQQYVVASDES; from the coding sequence ATGGGAGAATTTTTTACATTATTACGCCGGGGAAACCGGTCGGCGCTGACGGCAGGCATCGTTAACTCCGTCATCGCCATCATCAAGGCAATTGCCTACGTCCTGACGGGAAATGTCGCGATGTTCGCGGAGATGATGCATACGCTCGGGGACGCTGCCAACCAATTTTTCGTCTTCATCGGTTCTGCCCTCAGTAAAAAGGCACCGACGAAACGATTCCCGAACGGCTTCGGTCGTCTCGTCAATCTCGTCTTGCTGGGCGCCATCCTCTTCGTCGGCATCATGGCGTACGAGACGATTCATGAAGGGATCGCCCACATCATCGAACCGACGGAATCAACTGGCTTTTGGATCACCTTATCCGTTTTATTCGCAGGTGTCGTTTTGGAGAGTGGCGTTTTCGTGAAAGCGATGCAAGAGATCGCACACGATGCGAAGTTAGACTCGAAAGGACCACGCTTGATTCTTGACAGCTTCCGCTCACTCAAGCAAGCAAAACCCGCAACTCGCCTTGTGTTTCTGGAAGATTTGGTCGCAACGGCTGGTGGCGTCGTCGCGATGATCGCCGTCATCATCTCGCATGTGACACCGTTCCATCAAGCAGAAGGAATTGCTTCGATCCTAATCGGACTGATGATGTTTTACGTCGTCGGAAATGTCTTCCTGCAAAACGCAGCTGGTGCACTGGGTGAAGCCGATGAGACGATGGCAGCACGTCTCGGCGGACTGATCATGAAGGACCCTGACGTCAAGGACATCAGTAAGCTCGAAGTCATTAAGGAAGGCGATCATTTCCACGTCGAAGTCGAGATTGAAGTCGATCCGGCGTTGACGATCGCACAAGCGGACGACATCAAGGACCGTCTCGAACTCCAGATTCGCCTGCAGCAAGGCATCATCGATGTGACGATCGGCTTTGATGAAGACGATAAGATTCAACAGTATGTCGTCGCTTCTGACGAGTCATGA
- a CDS encoding aromatic amino acid hydroxylase translates to MSTPIIPSHLRPHVAPQHYEDYTPTDHAVWRYVMRLNLNTLQDTAHPAYLEGLAASGISPERIPDVREMTANLSRGGWGTVAVDGLIPGVAFFDFQGHGLLPIATDIRKVDNILYTPAPDILHEAAGHAPILMNPVYAEFVRRFGEIGAHAFNHKAEHDVFKALKKLTIVKESPFSTPADIEQAEVELAETRTHVKGISEANEISRLFWWTVEFGLIGDIDNPQIYGAGLLSSVGESRHCLTDAVVKHPFSLEKALATKHDVTSMQKELFVCESFEQLRDALEEFAQSMSYIRGGIHGLTKAVESGNLSTLVFDSGLSLVGVPETQEIHDSLHLVKLTGPTALAANGEVLTGQGLADHPEGFTLLHGKELNEVLMQVKVGERLDWAEGNVHVTGEITAIQNVNGNRALVVLEAATLANDGKTMTMERMELIVGDITSAFPGTEVEALKPIPETVEFERIERPLTAADPIFEVVREIREGRAGRERLPQLIDQTLVQLPDAWLLRLELLELADEVDQPRLIADLERLKATSEQRNELITRGMALLDVVHQ, encoded by the coding sequence ATGTCTACACCAATCATTCCAAGTCATTTACGTCCACACGTCGCACCACAGCACTACGAAGACTACACACCAACGGATCATGCCGTTTGGAGATACGTCATGCGACTGAATTTAAATACGTTACAAGATACAGCACATCCGGCATACCTCGAAGGGCTTGCTGCATCGGGTATCAGCCCGGAACGGATTCCGGACGTGCGTGAGATGACAGCGAACCTAAGCCGTGGAGGCTGGGGAACAGTCGCTGTTGATGGTCTCATTCCTGGCGTCGCCTTCTTCGATTTCCAAGGGCACGGTCTCTTGCCGATCGCGACTGACATCCGGAAGGTCGATAACATTCTTTACACACCAGCGCCAGATATCTTGCATGAAGCAGCGGGGCACGCGCCAATCTTGATGAATCCGGTCTACGCGGAATTCGTTCGACGCTTCGGTGAGATCGGGGCACATGCCTTTAACCATAAAGCCGAGCATGATGTATTCAAGGCACTAAAGAAATTGACGATCGTCAAAGAGAGCCCGTTCTCGACGCCAGCCGACATCGAGCAAGCTGAAGTTGAACTCGCGGAGACACGGACACACGTCAAAGGGATTTCGGAAGCGAACGAAATCTCACGTCTGTTCTGGTGGACGGTTGAATTCGGTCTGATTGGTGATATCGACAACCCACAAATCTACGGGGCAGGTCTTCTATCATCCGTCGGTGAAAGTCGCCACTGTTTGACGGACGCGGTCGTTAAACATCCATTCTCACTCGAGAAGGCACTTGCGACGAAACATGACGTGACGAGCATGCAAAAAGAACTCTTCGTTTGTGAATCGTTCGAACAGCTCCGCGATGCTCTCGAAGAATTCGCACAGTCGATGTCGTACATCCGCGGTGGTATCCACGGTCTGACGAAAGCGGTCGAATCAGGTAACCTATCGACGCTCGTTTTCGACAGTGGTCTCTCGCTCGTCGGTGTTCCTGAAACGCAAGAGATTCACGATTCGCTGCATCTCGTCAAACTAACAGGTCCAACAGCGCTTGCTGCGAACGGTGAAGTGTTGACAGGTCAAGGACTGGCAGATCATCCAGAAGGCTTTACACTCCTTCACGGTAAGGAATTGAACGAAGTATTGATGCAAGTCAAAGTCGGTGAACGTCTCGACTGGGCGGAAGGAAATGTTCACGTCACAGGGGAGATCACAGCGATTCAAAACGTCAATGGAAACCGGGCACTCGTCGTCTTAGAAGCAGCGACGCTTGCAAACGACGGGAAAACGATGACGATGGAGCGGATGGAATTGATCGTCGGTGACATCACGTCAGCATTCCCGGGAACGGAAGTTGAAGCACTGAAGCCGATTCCGGAAACGGTCGAGTTCGAACGAATCGAACGTCCGTTGACAGCGGCTGATCCGATCTTCGAAGTCGTCCGCGAGATTCGTGAAGGACGTGCCGGTCGGGAACGGTTACCGCAACTGATCGACCAGACACTCGTCCAGTTACCGGACGCTTGGTTACTCCGTCTTGAATTACTCGAGTTAGCGGATGAAGTCGATCAACCACGTCTGATTGCAGATCTCGAGCGCTTAAAAGCGACGTCTGAGCAGCGAAATGAATTGATCACGCGTGGGATGGCCTTACTCGACGTCGTTCATCAATGA
- a CDS encoding MFS transporter, whose translation MSFNLKRVLFGKFCSLFAASLFTFVAGLTVLRETSSGFQFALVLLAGSVPRILLSPVAGVLADRWNRKRIIVMTESLSALVLFGLLLYSLQAPLHTVHYIVASVLLTSLSTFLSVTLSSSLPRLVAEEELQRGNALFSTIQSTSTITAPLVAGLLIAAVSITQFLVLPFLLFASAAWWNSRLRFLAVDTSPLATTDTPSFVSEFKEGYRYLFRQPVLTTLVLMAIVLNFFFVAFEILLPIILLDRLQFTPFRFGLVESALGAGLLVASLLLALPRFTVKRPLRTIFESLFLIASCYALPALALLGYVPSALLLPFFMILLFIDGMLVLRMNIPLQLIVQKQTDPAYLGRVIGVLESIAMAMMPIGTLLFGLLSDHVSIIVLLGVGTVGLFGAASFGFLRLRKDILSESIPVADAKNTSSLTS comes from the coding sequence ATGTCATTTAATTTAAAGCGTGTTTTATTCGGAAAGTTTTGTTCGTTGTTCGCAGCTAGTCTCTTTACGTTCGTCGCCGGACTGACCGTCTTACGGGAAACATCGTCTGGTTTTCAGTTTGCGCTCGTCCTGCTTGCAGGATCAGTGCCACGGATTTTGCTCTCACCGGTCGCTGGTGTCCTCGCCGATCGTTGGAACCGGAAACGAATCATCGTCATGACCGAAAGCTTAAGTGCACTCGTCTTGTTTGGACTTTTGCTCTATTCGCTACAAGCCCCTCTACATACCGTTCATTACATCGTCGCGAGTGTCCTCTTGACGAGCCTGTCGACGTTCCTGTCCGTCACCTTATCAAGCTCGTTACCGCGACTTGTAGCAGAAGAGGAGTTACAACGCGGGAACGCGCTCTTCTCAACGATTCAATCGACCTCAACGATCACTGCGCCACTCGTTGCGGGATTGCTTATCGCCGCTGTCTCCATCACGCAATTCTTGGTTTTACCGTTTCTCTTGTTTGCTTCTGCTGCCTGGTGGAATAGCCGCCTCCGCTTTCTTGCAGTGGATACTTCTCCTCTGGCTACTACCGATACGCCGTCTTTCGTCTCGGAGTTTAAAGAAGGCTACCGCTATCTGTTCCGTCAACCGGTCTTGACGACACTCGTCCTGATGGCGATCGTCCTGAACTTCTTTTTTGTCGCTTTCGAAATCTTGTTACCAATCATTTTGCTCGATCGACTGCAATTCACACCATTTCGGTTTGGACTGGTCGAGTCCGCACTAGGTGCCGGTCTTCTTGTCGCTTCGTTGCTTCTTGCCTTACCTCGCTTTACGGTGAAACGTCCGTTACGCACGATATTCGAGTCGCTCTTTTTAATCGCCTCTTGTTACGCACTTCCTGCACTTGCCCTACTCGGCTACGTTCCATCTGCTCTACTACTACCTTTTTTCATGATTCTATTGTTCATCGACGGCATGCTCGTCTTACGGATGAACATTCCACTACAGCTCATCGTTCAAAAACAGACCGATCCGGCTTACCTCGGACGTGTCATCGGTGTGCTGGAATCGATCGCGATGGCGATGATGCCGATTGGTACCTTATTGTTTGGTTTACTCAGTGATCATGTATCTATCATCGTACTACTTGGAGTCGGTACAGTCGGCTTATTCGGTGCTGCATCATTCGGATTCCTTCGCCTTCGTAAAGACATCTTATCCGAGAGCATTCCTGTAGCAGACGCAAAAAACACGTCCTCCCTCACTTCGTGA
- a CDS encoding MGMT family protein: protein MTPFTQDVLTIIRSIPAGRVMTYGQVARLAGHPRSARQVARILHSMSKTERLPWHRVLAAGGKLSLEGDEQRLALEAEGVEFLTARQLDLSRYQVKSE, encoded by the coding sequence ATGACACCGTTCACGCAAGATGTCCTGACCATCATCCGTTCGATTCCTGCTGGTCGGGTCATGACGTACGGGCAGGTCGCTCGACTCGCCGGTCATCCGCGTAGCGCCCGACAAGTAGCGCGGATTCTTCACAGTATGAGTAAGACGGAACGTCTACCATGGCACCGCGTGCTTGCTGCTGGTGGAAAACTATCGCTTGAAGGCGATGAACAGCGACTGGCGCTTGAAGCAGAAGGGGTCGAGTTCCTCACCGCCCGTCAACTCGATTTATCGCGTTATCAAGTCAAAAGTGAATAG
- a CDS encoding helix-turn-helix domain-containing protein — translation MLGERIKQIRKQKKMTQTDVATGIITKSMLSMVENGKATPSVPALQAIARRLQVTVEELMLDPRDVQMRELIETIRSRRTPYFSDEKIQELLEPYLVPETTSYWQGQVYHKYGDALRASNPELGLIYYEKAERIFQQLGRQDEQLLVQISTVYFLFNLKRTKEAYELIEAMDVPREIPLAPKTYLNFQILRALRASLFDDHYTEAIALLREGVQYMREQDVYYHVISFQRFLGLFLYLEGEIEQSRQEFDRLEQFFAFSETTAVGRIEVDLTKGLIAIFENDTDGMQMAWEKLVTVAIDDAKHYIGQLEVHLLVNGIELPNQTLQQSVDKIWEMQDAWLAASGFDQAMMLQTLVLAMQRGIGQERLEDVIRLKDDLQSERLKGDLEREIQALVKVQ, via the coding sequence GTGCTAGGGGAACGTATCAAACAGATCCGAAAACAGAAAAAAATGACGCAAACGGATGTTGCGACCGGTATCATCACGAAGTCGATGCTCAGTATGGTCGAGAACGGGAAAGCGACACCGTCAGTGCCCGCACTACAGGCGATTGCTAGGCGATTACAGGTGACAGTCGAAGAATTAATGCTCGATCCGCGGGATGTTCAGATGCGGGAACTCATCGAAACAATCCGTTCACGGCGTACCCCATATTTTTCAGACGAAAAAATTCAGGAACTTCTAGAACCTTACTTGGTTCCGGAAACGACTTCCTATTGGCAGGGGCAGGTCTACCATAAATACGGCGATGCCCTCCGAGCGTCTAACCCGGAGCTTGGTTTGATTTATTACGAGAAAGCAGAGCGAATTTTTCAACAGCTCGGTCGCCAAGATGAGCAGTTGCTCGTTCAGATCTCGACAGTCTATTTTTTGTTCAATCTTAAACGGACGAAGGAAGCGTACGAGCTGATCGAAGCAATGGATGTACCACGTGAGATTCCACTTGCGCCAAAAACCTATTTAAATTTCCAAATCTTGCGTGCACTTCGAGCAAGTTTGTTCGATGATCACTATACAGAAGCAATCGCCTTATTGCGTGAAGGAGTTCAGTATATGCGGGAGCAAGATGTCTATTATCATGTCATTTCGTTTCAACGTTTCCTCGGATTGTTTTTATATCTAGAAGGGGAAATCGAACAATCACGGCAAGAGTTTGATCGATTGGAGCAGTTTTTTGCATTTAGTGAAACGACTGCCGTCGGACGAATCGAAGTCGATTTGACGAAAGGACTCATCGCGATTTTTGAAAACGATACGGACGGCATGCAGATGGCATGGGAAAAACTCGTCACTGTGGCGATCGACGACGCGAAACATTACATCGGACAACTCGAAGTCCACCTCCTTGTGAACGGCATCGAATTACCGAATCAGACGCTTCAGCAGAGCGTCGATAAGATATGGGAGATGCAAGATGCGTGGCTTGCCGCGAGTGGATTTGACCAAGCGATGATGTTACAGACGCTCGTACTAGCGATGCAACGAGGGATTGGTCAGGAACGGCTGGAGGATGTCATTCGATTGAAGGATGATCTTCAAAGCGAACGCCTCAAAGGCGATCTTGAGCGAGAGATACAAGCATTGGTTAAGGTTCAATGA
- a CDS encoding pyridoxamine 5'-phosphate oxidase family protein: MSTHTTNQEAVETVKKLIDKIETAMLTTVSAEGLVSRPMQTQDIEFDGDLWFLTSKETDKYQELLKNPSVNVAYVDKSYVSIRGTAELVEDIERKKELWSPRYEAYLGTTYEDPKVVLIKVNTEAAEYWETGNTTKSVKQVLKKVVGKDDENEINKTVDLS; encoded by the coding sequence ATGTCAACCCATACTACGAATCAAGAAGCAGTCGAAACGGTCAAGAAACTGATTGATAAAATCGAAACAGCGATGCTGACAACGGTTTCAGCAGAAGGACTCGTATCGCGTCCAATGCAGACACAGGATATCGAATTTGATGGCGACCTCTGGTTCCTCACTTCAAAAGAAACAGACAAGTACCAAGAACTACTTAAGAATCCGAGTGTCAACGTCGCGTACGTCGACAAATCATACGTCTCGATTCGTGGGACAGCAGAACTCGTCGAAGACATCGAACGAAAGAAAGAGCTTTGGAGTCCACGCTATGAAGCATATCTTGGAACGACATACGAAGATCCGAAAGTTGTCTTAATCAAGGTCAACACGGAAGCTGCTGAATACTGGGAAACGGGAAACACGACGAAGTCCGTCAAACAAGTATTGAAGAAAGTCGTCGGCAAAGACGATGAGAACGAAATCAATAAAACAGTCGACTTGTCTTGA
- a CDS encoding LLM class flavin-dependent oxidoreductase, with product MKLSILDQSPVSKGQSPSDALHETVELAKIADELGYHRLWVSEHHFAKTLAGSSPEVLIAYMAAVTKQIRLGSGGVMLPHYSAYKVAENFRVLEGLAPNRIDLGLGRAPGGMPLATRALQEGSSPRFGGADYGEQLDDLVDYLKDGAPAGHRFAGLVATPEVDTTPEGWLLGSSGGSALNAAQRGFGFAFAHFINGQGGQEVMDYYRHNFMATSFNETPQTLVSIFVTCAETTEEAERLASSLDLSLLLLEKGVSSTGTPTPEEAAAYKYTFQDQFRIAENRKRMIVGNPESVAKQLQELADSYGTDEVMIASMIADKEAKQQSLKLIMDAVKATV from the coding sequence ATGAAACTTAGTATTTTAGACCAATCCCCGGTCTCTAAAGGACAATCCCCATCTGATGCCTTACACGAAACAGTCGAGCTCGCAAAAATCGCGGACGAACTCGGCTACCATCGCCTGTGGGTATCCGAGCACCACTTCGCGAAAACACTGGCTGGTTCAAGCCCGGAAGTCTTGATTGCTTACATGGCGGCTGTGACGAAACAGATTCGTCTCGGTTCAGGCGGTGTCATGTTGCCGCATTACAGTGCCTATAAAGTCGCAGAGAACTTCCGTGTCCTTGAAGGTCTTGCACCGAACCGGATTGACCTTGGACTCGGTCGGGCACCGGGCGGTATGCCGCTTGCGACACGTGCGTTGCAAGAAGGATCGTCGCCACGTTTTGGTGGAGCCGATTACGGCGAACAACTCGATGATCTCGTCGATTACTTGAAAGACGGGGCACCTGCCGGACACCGGTTCGCGGGGCTCGTCGCAACACCAGAAGTCGATACGACACCAGAAGGCTGGTTGCTTGGATCAAGTGGTGGTAGTGCCTTGAACGCCGCGCAACGCGGATTCGGCTTTGCCTTTGCTCACTTCATCAATGGACAAGGTGGACAAGAAGTGATGGACTACTATCGTCATAACTTCATGGCGACGTCATTCAATGAGACACCACAAACGCTCGTCTCGATTTTCGTGACGTGTGCTGAAACGACGGAAGAAGCAGAACGGTTAGCTTCAAGCCTGGATCTGTCACTACTCTTACTGGAAAAAGGGGTCTCGTCGACAGGAACGCCAACTCCAGAAGAGGCAGCAGCGTATAAGTATACGTTCCAAGACCAATTCCGGATCGCTGAAAACCGGAAGCGGATGATCGTTGGTAACCCGGAATCCGTTGCCAAACAATTGCAAGAGCTCGCTGATTCCTACGGCACAGACGAAGTAATGATCGCTTCGATGATCGCTGACAAGGAAGCAAAACAACAATCATTAAAATTAATCATGGATGCCGTCAAAGCGACGGTCTGA
- a CDS encoding C40 family peptidase, with translation MKKTVLALTTLALIGTTVPVSAASTTLTLTDNVNIRTAASTSAKVITTLKKGTKLTAVKKVNSWYEIRYQSKPAFITSAYVKATTEKAPTTTTYITNTDAVNIRQKATTSSKSLGKLAKNTILSVKKKTGDWYQITYKKQTAYVHATLVSKKTSNVTTDSKPPATTPVKKVVKAVDRSKVYTVNAKEGLNARTAAATNAKIYKTLPHQTVLDVTGAVDSWYQVKLDGKEAYVASTYVKASTKASPPTTPTTPGVSLTPVDASKTYRVNAPTGLNVRTLPSTSSKVFTQVGHGSTVNVTGETTGKDSGWYQIKIGTGLYYVAKSYITTGSVTTTPPVTPTTPPVTTVPGSTLMERAISIGQQYLGTPYVWGSSSPVNGGFDCSGFVNYTLNAAGYAVGRTNVNGYWNDDRYLGAKLSKLRQPKRGDIIFFENTYAAGPTHIGIMLNNDQFIHANTPALGISRVSERYWTQKLLGFKSL, from the coding sequence GTGAAAAAGACTGTTCTCGCCCTCACGACGCTCGCTTTGATCGGTACCACGGTTCCGGTTTCAGCCGCGTCAACGACACTGACTTTGACGGATAACGTCAACATTCGCACGGCTGCCTCGACTTCCGCGAAGGTCATCACGACGCTAAAAAAAGGTACGAAGCTGACAGCTGTCAAGAAAGTCAACAGCTGGTATGAAATCCGCTATCAGTCGAAACCAGCCTTCATCACTTCAGCATATGTCAAAGCGACGACGGAAAAGGCTCCAACAACTACGACTTACATAACGAATACCGATGCCGTCAATATTCGCCAAAAAGCAACGACAAGTTCGAAATCACTCGGAAAACTAGCAAAGAATACAATCTTATCTGTTAAGAAAAAAACAGGAGATTGGTACCAAATCACGTATAAAAAGCAAACAGCCTATGTCCATGCGACGTTAGTCAGCAAAAAGACGTCGAACGTCACGACGGATTCAAAACCACCCGCGACGACTCCCGTCAAAAAAGTCGTTAAAGCGGTTGATCGCTCGAAAGTCTACACGGTCAATGCGAAGGAAGGCTTGAACGCACGGACTGCTGCAGCGACGAACGCAAAAATCTACAAGACATTACCGCATCAGACGGTTCTCGATGTCACAGGTGCCGTTGATTCGTGGTACCAAGTCAAGCTTGACGGAAAAGAAGCATATGTCGCTTCGACCTATGTCAAAGCTTCAACAAAAGCATCACCACCAACAACACCAACGACTCCCGGAGTCTCTTTGACGCCGGTTGATGCCTCGAAGACGTATCGCGTCAATGCCCCAACCGGACTGAACGTCCGTACGTTGCCTTCGACGTCGTCTAAAGTCTTCACACAAGTCGGACACGGTTCGACAGTCAATGTCACGGGTGAAACGACAGGAAAAGATAGCGGCTGGTACCAGATCAAGATTGGAACAGGTCTCTACTATGTTGCGAAGAGTTACATCACGACGGGATCCGTCACGACGACGCCTCCGGTCACTCCAACGACACCTCCTGTGACGACCGTTCCTGGTTCAACATTGATGGAACGTGCGATCTCGATTGGTCAACAATATCTCGGTACACCATACGTCTGGGGATCAAGCAGCCCCGTTAATGGTGGATTCGACTGCTCTGGATTCGTTAACTACACGTTGAATGCCGCTGGCTATGCAGTCGGACGAACGAACGTCAACGGCTACTGGAACGATGATCGGTATCTCGGAGCGAAGTTATCAAAATTACGTCAACCGAAGCGTGGCGATATCATCTTCTTTGAAAACACATATGCCGCTGGTCCAACGCATATCGGGATCATGCTGAACAACGATCAGTTCATCCATGCCAACACACCGGCACTCGGCATCAGCCGTGTATCGGAACGCTACTGGACGCAAAAACTATTAGGCTTTAAATCACTTTAA